A genome region from Crossiella equi includes the following:
- a CDS encoding alpha-galactosidase produces MSEWTLRLATTSYTVGLSPDRRWAELRSWGPHGVEHGPSPLANAGEVHFMTEADAAPVEYAPCGLRPFSGADLELDGDSWWSFAGEESTADTLRLAFADEVTGLRAVLCYQPVPGQDVLLRWVELANQGGVRLSLTRLGSAGVCLPTGPAGARLTYLTGQWCQEFTRQELVLQAGRFGLGSRFGVPGHAAVPWLAVQDAEEPDGQAWGVQLAWSGSWELDVDVEPAGWTRVRAGRLPHPGPVVLEPGARLATPALALAHSAEGLDGLARVWHAYDRSLSRDRTQRVLYNSWEATGFDVDGRGQLELAKIAADLGVELFVVDDGWFTGRHDDTGGLGDWTPDETAFEHGFADFVRQVRELGLDFGLWVEPESVSPKSKLYAEHPDWVYHVDGRPLTLVRNQLLLDLGREDVCEYLRATLDELLTTHPISYLKWDMNRPPTERGGRDGDLDAQHVANYHRLLDHLRATHPEVTVEGCAGGGGRTDLATIARTDVLWPSDNTGPLDRLAIQDGFLLAHAPHLLSSWVTDTPGVFDPRPRSLKFRFVVAMAGVLGIGADLKRWSPEQRAEAAGHIAKYKKIRDLVHTSVVHRPHTDADTAAVQYTSGDTVLVLSWHTGRHTGAPLVPGRSSRVRLRGLDPEKSYVDSDTGVAYSGAHLAHVGLPHDWSPTHDAAVTVLTQR; encoded by the coding sequence ATGAGCGAGTGGACCCTGCGACTGGCCACCACCTCGTACACGGTTGGCCTCTCGCCCGACCGGCGCTGGGCGGAGCTGCGCTCCTGGGGCCCGCACGGCGTCGAGCACGGCCCGTCCCCGCTGGCCAACGCGGGCGAGGTGCACTTCATGACCGAGGCCGACGCGGCCCCGGTGGAGTACGCCCCGTGCGGGCTGCGCCCGTTCAGCGGCGCCGACCTGGAGCTGGACGGCGACAGCTGGTGGAGTTTCGCGGGGGAGGAGTCCACTGCGGACACCCTCCGGCTGGCCTTCGCCGACGAGGTCACCGGCCTGCGCGCGGTGCTGTGCTACCAGCCCGTGCCCGGCCAGGACGTCCTGTTGCGCTGGGTGGAACTGGCCAACCAGGGCGGAGTACGGCTGAGCCTGACCAGACTGGGCTCGGCAGGGGTCTGCCTCCCGACCGGACCCGCGGGCGCCCGCCTGACCTATCTCACCGGCCAGTGGTGCCAGGAGTTCACCCGCCAGGAGCTGGTCCTCCAGGCAGGCCGCTTCGGGCTGGGCAGCCGCTTCGGCGTGCCCGGCCACGCGGCCGTGCCGTGGCTGGCCGTGCAGGACGCCGAGGAGCCCGACGGTCAGGCCTGGGGCGTGCAGCTGGCCTGGTCCGGTTCCTGGGAGCTGGATGTCGACGTCGAGCCGGCGGGCTGGACCCGGGTCCGCGCGGGCCGCCTGCCCCACCCGGGCCCGGTGGTGCTCGAACCGGGCGCCCGCCTGGCCACCCCGGCCCTGGCCCTGGCGCACAGCGCGGAGGGCTTGGACGGCCTGGCCCGCGTCTGGCACGCCTACGACCGCAGCCTCTCCCGCGACCGCACCCAGCGCGTGCTCTACAACTCCTGGGAGGCCACGGGTTTCGACGTCGACGGCCGCGGCCAGCTCGAACTCGCCAAGATCGCGGCGGACCTCGGCGTGGAGCTGTTCGTGGTCGACGACGGCTGGTTCACCGGCCGCCACGACGACACCGGCGGCCTGGGCGACTGGACCCCCGACGAAACCGCCTTCGAGCACGGCTTCGCCGACTTCGTACGACAGGTCCGCGAGCTGGGCCTGGACTTCGGCCTGTGGGTCGAACCCGAGTCGGTCAGCCCGAAGTCCAAGCTCTACGCCGAGCACCCGGACTGGGTCTACCACGTCGACGGCCGCCCGCTCACGCTCGTGCGCAACCAGCTGCTGCTGGACCTGGGCCGCGAGGACGTCTGCGAGTACCTGCGCGCCACCCTCGACGAGCTGCTGACCACGCACCCGATCAGCTACCTCAAGTGGGACATGAACCGCCCGCCCACCGAACGCGGCGGCCGGGACGGCGACCTGGACGCCCAGCACGTGGCCAACTACCACCGCCTGCTCGACCACCTCCGCGCCACCCACCCCGAGGTCACCGTGGAGGGCTGCGCGGGCGGCGGCGGGCGCACCGACCTGGCCACCATCGCCCGCACGGACGTGCTGTGGCCCAGTGACAACACCGGCCCGCTGGACCGCCTGGCCATCCAGGACGGCTTCCTGCTCGCGCACGCCCCGCACCTGCTCAGCTCCTGGGTCACCGACACGCCCGGGGTCTTCGACCCGCGCCCGCGTTCGCTGAAGTTCCGGTTCGTGGTGGCGATGGCGGGTGTGCTGGGCATCGGTGCCGACCTCAAGCGGTGGAGCCCGGAGCAGCGCGCCGAGGCGGCCGGGCACATCGCGAAGTACAAGAAGATCCGGGACCTGGTGCACACCAGCGTGGTGCACCGGCCGCACACCGACGCCGACACCGCCGCCGTGCAGTACACCTCCGGGGACACCGTGCTGGTGCTCTCCTGGCACACCGGACGCCACACCGG
- a CDS encoding carbohydrate ABC transporter permease, producing MRRLRTVAFHAGAGTLSVLWLLPIGLVLLTSVRTFQDVAANGLGGLPRSFTLETFGQAWNEGGQAQAMLNSLLVTIPTVLVSLALAAAAAFALSRYQIPFRRTILLVMLAGNLLPPQILLVPVSKLTEVLGLYDTLTALVIVQVGFGLGFYTFVLQGFLRSIPDEIQQAAVIDGAGPVRIFVSVILPLARPALAALSALAFTWVFNDLLWAITVLRSGVTMPVTPALLALQGQYVSTWNVIAAGSVIAAVPTVAVFLKFQKHFISGLAIGAVK from the coding sequence ATGAGGCGCCTGCGCACGGTCGCCTTCCACGCGGGCGCGGGCACGCTGTCCGTGCTGTGGCTGCTGCCCATCGGCCTGGTGCTGCTGACCAGTGTCCGCACCTTCCAGGACGTGGCCGCCAACGGCCTGGGCGGCCTGCCGCGCTCCTTCACCCTGGAGACCTTCGGCCAGGCCTGGAACGAGGGCGGCCAGGCGCAGGCCATGCTGAACAGCCTCCTCGTCACGATTCCCACGGTGCTGGTATCGCTGGCCCTGGCCGCCGCGGCCGCGTTCGCGCTCAGCCGCTACCAGATCCCGTTCCGGCGCACGATCCTGCTGGTGATGCTCGCGGGCAACCTGCTGCCCCCGCAGATCCTCCTCGTCCCGGTGAGCAAGCTGACCGAGGTGCTCGGCCTCTACGACACGCTGACCGCGCTGGTCATCGTGCAGGTCGGCTTCGGCCTGGGCTTCTACACCTTCGTGCTGCAAGGCTTCCTGCGCTCGATCCCGGACGAGATCCAGCAGGCCGCGGTGATCGACGGCGCCGGGCCGGTCCGCATCTTCGTCTCGGTGATCCTGCCGCTGGCCCGCCCGGCACTGGCCGCCCTGTCCGCGCTGGCCTTCACCTGGGTGTTCAACGACCTGCTGTGGGCGATCACGGTCCTCCGCTCCGGCGTCACCATGCCGGTCACCCCCGCGCTGCTGGCCTTGCAGGGCCAGTACGTCTCCACCTGGAACGTGATCGCGGCCGGATCGGTGATCGCGGCGGTGCCCACGGTCGCGGTGTTCCTCAAGTTCCAGAAGCACTTCATCTCCGGACTGGCGATTGGCGCGGTGAAATGA
- a CDS encoding carbohydrate ABC transporter permease, whose amino-acid sequence MTVLAAPPEHRAPAAPKAKRRKQRFPPVLLWFVLLPFAVEAFWVFWPALQGFYLSLTHWDGVSPPTWAGFGNYTELLSDPTFGTAFANTAIWLVLFGGVSAAGGLGLALLLQQERRGIGFYRAAMFTPVVFSLVATSLIWQGLYQPDGLVNSSLDLVGLGDWQRAWLADPDTALYAILLPALWRQLGYVMVLYLAGLKGIDPALYEAAQLDGASPWQRFRHVTWPQLRSVNSVILSVIVIDSLRSFDVVWSMTKGGPYHSSELLSTYMYSTAFQTLRLGYASALAVVIFLLAFGVIVTYLVRVLREDAS is encoded by the coding sequence ATGACCGTGCTCGCCGCCCCGCCGGAGCACCGGGCCCCGGCCGCGCCCAAGGCCAAGCGCCGCAAGCAGCGCTTCCCGCCGGTCCTGCTGTGGTTCGTGCTGCTGCCCTTCGCCGTCGAGGCGTTCTGGGTGTTCTGGCCCGCGCTGCAAGGCTTCTACCTGTCCCTGACCCACTGGGACGGGGTGTCACCGCCCACCTGGGCCGGGTTCGGCAACTACACCGAGCTGCTGTCCGACCCGACCTTCGGCACCGCCTTCGCCAACACCGCGATCTGGCTGGTGCTCTTCGGCGGTGTCAGCGCGGCGGGCGGCCTCGGCCTGGCCCTGCTGTTGCAGCAGGAACGGCGCGGCATCGGCTTCTACCGCGCCGCGATGTTCACCCCGGTGGTGTTCTCGCTGGTGGCGACCTCGCTCATCTGGCAGGGCCTCTACCAGCCGGACGGCCTGGTCAACTCCTCGCTGGACCTCGTCGGCCTCGGTGACTGGCAGCGGGCCTGGCTGGCCGACCCGGACACCGCGCTGTACGCGATCCTGCTGCCCGCGCTGTGGCGCCAGCTCGGCTACGTGATGGTGCTGTACCTGGCCGGGCTCAAGGGCATCGACCCGGCGCTGTACGAGGCGGCCCAGCTGGACGGCGCGAGCCCCTGGCAGCGGTTCCGGCACGTGACCTGGCCGCAGCTGCGGTCGGTCAACTCGGTGATCCTGTCGGTGATCGTGATCGACTCGCTGCGCTCCTTCGACGTGGTGTGGTCGATGACCAAGGGCGGCCCGTACCACTCCTCGGAGCTGCTGAGCACCTACATGTACAGCACGGCCTTCCAGACCCTCCGCCTCGGCTACGCCTCCGCGCTGGCCGTGGTGATCTTCCTGCTCGCCTTCGGAGTGATCGTGACCTACCTGGTGCGCGTGCTGCGCGAGGACGCCTCATGA
- a CDS encoding ABC transporter substrate-binding protein — MNEFSRRNFLLGVGALGGAAVLGGCATSASSGGPVAQTGGAVTIQSNLSASAAKTAIEALAKGFGETRKGSATVNTVASETFRTQLPSYLTSATPPDTYTWYPGSILTGYSRKGLLLDVGDVWQTMGEYAPSFRTLSDDGTGKLVFVPTSYYWWGCFYRKSNFAKWGVTPPNTWSEFQALCETLRGKGVEPIGLGAGGGTQWTSSAWFDYLNIRINGAPFHRELLAGRHRFDDQRVVKVFDTWKTVLPHFDPRGTAISFQDATTSLLQGRTGMMLIGTFFADSAPKDALDDIDFFQFPILDPAVPVAEEGPTDGFFASSRTPRQDQVKEFLKYAATAPAQELYIRNSSGTILPTHPSAKDSGTPLVAKGRAMLREAKEITQFFNRDSSDALQPTADNALIRFIQRPHEIGSILTEWQAAAAKVWAS, encoded by the coding sequence ATGAACGAGTTCAGTCGACGGAACTTCCTGCTCGGCGTGGGTGCCCTCGGGGGTGCCGCGGTGCTCGGCGGGTGTGCGACCTCGGCGTCCTCGGGCGGGCCCGTCGCGCAGACCGGCGGCGCGGTGACCATCCAGTCCAACCTGTCCGCCTCCGCCGCCAAGACCGCGATCGAGGCGCTGGCCAAGGGCTTCGGCGAGACCCGGAAGGGCAGCGCCACCGTCAACACCGTGGCCTCGGAGACCTTCCGCACCCAGCTGCCCAGCTACCTGACCTCGGCCACCCCGCCCGACACCTACACCTGGTACCCGGGCTCCATCCTCACCGGCTACTCGCGCAAGGGCCTGCTGCTCGACGTCGGCGACGTGTGGCAGACCATGGGCGAGTACGCGCCGTCCTTCCGCACGCTCTCCGACGACGGCACCGGCAAGCTCGTGTTCGTACCCACCTCCTACTACTGGTGGGGCTGCTTCTACCGGAAGAGCAACTTCGCCAAGTGGGGCGTCACGCCGCCCAACACCTGGAGCGAGTTCCAGGCGCTGTGCGAGACCTTGCGCGGCAAGGGGGTCGAGCCGATCGGGCTCGGTGCGGGCGGCGGTACGCAGTGGACGTCCTCGGCCTGGTTCGACTACCTCAACATCCGCATCAACGGCGCCCCGTTCCACCGCGAGCTGCTGGCGGGCAGGCACCGCTTCGACGACCAGCGTGTGGTCAAGGTCTTCGACACGTGGAAGACCGTGCTGCCGCACTTCGACCCGCGCGGCACCGCGATCTCCTTCCAGGACGCCACGACCTCGCTGTTGCAGGGCCGCACCGGCATGATGCTCATCGGCACCTTCTTCGCCGACTCCGCGCCCAAGGACGCCCTGGACGACATCGACTTCTTCCAGTTCCCGATCCTGGACCCGGCCGTGCCGGTGGCCGAGGAGGGCCCGACCGACGGCTTCTTCGCCAGCTCCCGCACCCCGCGCCAGGACCAGGTCAAGGAGTTCCTGAAGTACGCGGCCACCGCGCCCGCCCAGGAGCTCTACATCCGCAACTCCTCCGGCACCATCCTGCCCACGCACCCCTCGGCCAAGGACAGCGGTACCCCGCTGGTGGCCAAGGGCCGCGCGATGTTGCGGGAGGCCAAGGAGATCACGCAGTTCTTCAACCGCGACTCCTCCGACGCGCTCCAGCCCACCGCGGACAACGCGCTCATCCGGTTCATCCAGCGGCCCCACGAGATCGGCTCGATCCTGACCGAGTGGCAGGCCGCCGCGGCGAAGGTCTGGGCCTCCTGA
- a CDS encoding FadR/GntR family transcriptional regulator: MSTHRPRGLHGQTVELLAERILSNELAEGATLDLPALRAELDVSLTALREALKVLTAKGMIDARQKRGTFVQPRSSWNMLDADVMRWHTTTTTASTDLFDSLTEVRAVVEPAAARMAAARATDEEVGALAAALHRMAGARSTDEVVAADLEFHRVLLSATHNDFLVQIERVIAIGLAARDRLVHGAHPADDPVPSHEAVYAAIAARDEVAAEAAMRALVDKSSEDLQRVRPGK; the protein is encoded by the coding sequence ATGAGCACGCACCGCCCGCGGGGACTGCACGGCCAGACGGTCGAACTGCTGGCCGAACGCATCCTGTCCAACGAGCTGGCCGAGGGCGCGACCCTGGACCTCCCGGCGCTGCGCGCGGAACTGGACGTGAGCCTGACCGCCCTGCGCGAGGCCCTGAAGGTCCTCACCGCCAAGGGCATGATCGACGCGCGCCAGAAGCGGGGCACCTTCGTCCAGCCCCGCAGCTCCTGGAACATGCTGGACGCGGACGTGATGCGCTGGCACACCACCACGACCACGGCCAGCACCGACCTGTTCGACTCCCTCACCGAGGTCCGCGCGGTGGTCGAACCCGCCGCCGCCCGCATGGCCGCGGCCCGGGCCACCGACGAGGAGGTCGGGGCCCTGGCCGCCGCACTGCACCGCATGGCCGGGGCGCGCAGCACCGACGAGGTCGTCGCGGCCGACCTGGAGTTCCACCGGGTGCTGTTGTCCGCCACCCACAACGACTTCCTGGTCCAGATCGAACGCGTCATCGCGATCGGCCTGGCCGCCCGGGACCGGCTCGTGCACGGCGCCCACCCGGCCGATGACCCGGTGCCCAGCCACGAGGCGGTGTACGCGGCGATCGCGGCCCGCGACGAGGTGGCGGCGGAGGCCGCGATGCGGGCCCTGGTGGACAAGTCCAGCGAGGACCTGCAACGGGTGCGCCCCGGGAAGTGA
- a CDS encoding nSTAND1 domain-containing NTPase, translated as MPRAEQPLPDNTEPLTCFARDLRRLRVQAGSPPYRELARRSHYSPTTLADAAGGKRLPSLAATLAYVRACGGDTEPWEARWRQVSADLCPVPESGHREPDRSGKAPYVGLAAFQSEDSVRFFGREEIVRTLARRMDGQRFLALFGASGAGKSSVLRAGLLPARGDQGPVLLMTPGQRPVEECAVRLAAVTGGSAPTFRAGLAEGPDGLHLLARQLLDGRDGELLVVVDQFEEVFTLCADPAEREAFLALLLHAVRAETSRVRVLLGVRTDFLTHCAAHPELANALQDAQVLLGPMTADELREAVTRPALETGHRLESALLAVLMAEAAGRPGALPLLSHALLETWYRRRGNVLTLRGYQEAGGIAHALARTAETVYAGLDEAGQEIARDLFLRLTALGEGTEDTRRRVHRAELDSSPAAAHVVEALTAARLVTADGDTLEISHEVLLHAWPRLHDWLSADREGLRVHRQLTEAAATWESLHRDPAALYRGSRLDRALDWSDGETARPTTREREFLAASRRDREEETTRGRRRQRRQQQLVAAVLVFGLIAGLAALVAGGQWASAARQRDDATYRHVVAEADRLAEADPTLSARLLLAAHRLRPDDEAVHTRLLGTGTRPLATTTAAHPGRAYQVAYGKDGSWIATTGDDGTVRLWQVRDRQHLEPMGAPLTGGQGWLLSLRLNADSSLLVAVGQHGRALLWNVRDPRKPERLPDLPGPKDTHVYETHFHPGGRKLATAHSDGTVRLWDLTDPQRPVQEREWTVGARQQAFAVAFSQDGRTLAAAGERGAVHLWDLAQPNRAPRTVDTGSGSVLVLAFHPGGQVLVTGGREGVVRLWEVTTGAAVGLPLAGHRGDVWYAGFNARGDVLVTAGGDGAALLWNSTAPASVTRIGPPLSGSGSTVYAAALSPDGTVLATVANDGRIRLWDLPSALLLGHHQRVDSVSVRPDGGLVALADRGNVVRLWRTGSAEVPRQMTELPAPAHRSLCTQCPTQTRFTPDGRLLVVLTNTSVLRLVDVADPEHPVVKFEKVLGTSFTSALALSPDGRVLAVGEDDFSTRLWDISDPEQPKPLGSLAGHEGEVGVLVFRPDGKVIASMGTDSAVILWDVSDPRYPRRKGTARVEGIAGAMAFSPDGTVLAETSEEPRIWLWDVHDLSAPVRRPEPLTGHTKAVTAVRWSPDGRHLVTAGADHSVRQWRLTGPNRPAAVGEGVPISGGAGSVLAFLPGDRLLAGDGTNTVRVLDLSVPRAVERICRTADPLDEQRWRQHLPGLPYQRTCPGG; from the coding sequence ATGCCGCGCGCGGAACAACCGCTGCCCGACAACACCGAGCCGCTCACCTGTTTCGCCCGTGACCTGCGCCGACTACGTGTCCAGGCGGGCAGTCCGCCCTACCGCGAGCTGGCCCGGCGCAGCCACTACTCGCCCACCACGCTGGCCGACGCGGCCGGGGGGAAACGCCTGCCCAGCCTGGCCGCCACGCTGGCCTACGTGCGCGCGTGCGGCGGGGACACCGAGCCGTGGGAAGCGCGCTGGCGGCAGGTCTCGGCGGATTTGTGCCCAGTTCCGGAAAGCGGCCACCGCGAGCCAGACCGATCTGGTAAGGCGCCTTATGTTGGATTGGCCGCGTTCCAGTCCGAGGACTCGGTGAGATTCTTCGGACGCGAGGAAATCGTTCGCACCCTGGCGCGGAGAATGGACGGCCAGCGATTCCTCGCGCTGTTCGGCGCCTCCGGTGCGGGCAAGTCCTCGGTGCTGCGCGCGGGCCTGCTCCCGGCGCGCGGGGACCAGGGCCCCGTGCTGCTGATGACGCCCGGGCAGCGGCCGGTGGAGGAGTGCGCGGTGCGCCTGGCCGCCGTGACCGGCGGGTCCGCGCCGACCTTCCGCGCGGGGCTGGCCGAGGGCCCGGACGGCCTGCACCTGCTCGCCCGGCAGCTGCTCGACGGCCGGGACGGCGAGCTGCTCGTGGTGGTCGACCAGTTCGAGGAGGTGTTCACCCTCTGCGCCGACCCGGCCGAGCGGGAGGCCTTCCTCGCCCTGCTGCTGCACGCGGTGCGGGCCGAGACCAGCCGCGTGCGCGTGCTGCTGGGCGTGCGGACCGACTTCCTCACCCACTGCGCCGCCCACCCCGAGCTGGCCAACGCCCTCCAGGACGCCCAGGTCCTGCTCGGCCCGATGACCGCCGACGAGCTGCGTGAGGCCGTCACCCGCCCGGCCCTGGAGACCGGCCACCGCCTGGAGTCCGCGCTGCTGGCGGTGCTGATGGCCGAGGCCGCGGGCCGTCCCGGTGCCCTGCCGCTGCTCTCGCACGCCCTGCTGGAGACCTGGTACCGCCGCCGTGGCAACGTCCTGACCCTGCGCGGCTACCAGGAGGCGGGCGGCATCGCGCACGCCCTGGCCCGCACCGCCGAGACCGTGTACGCCGGGCTGGACGAGGCCGGACAGGAGATCGCCCGCGACCTGTTCCTGCGCCTGACCGCGCTCGGCGAGGGCACCGAGGACACCCGCCGCCGCGTGCACCGCGCCGAGCTGGACAGCTCCCCGGCCGCCGCGCACGTCGTCGAGGCCCTGACCGCCGCGCGGCTGGTCACCGCCGACGGGGACACCCTGGAGATCAGCCACGAGGTGCTGCTGCACGCCTGGCCCCGGCTGCATGACTGGCTCTCCGCCGACCGTGAGGGCTTGCGCGTGCACCGCCAGCTCACCGAGGCCGCCGCGACCTGGGAGTCCCTGCATCGCGACCCGGCCGCCCTGTACCGGGGAAGCCGCCTGGACCGCGCGCTGGACTGGTCCGACGGCGAGACGGCCCGCCCGACCACGCGCGAACGCGAGTTCCTGGCCGCCTCCCGGCGCGACCGCGAGGAGGAGACCACCCGGGGCAGGCGGCGCCAGCGCAGGCAGCAGCAGCTCGTCGCCGCGGTCCTGGTGTTCGGCCTGATCGCGGGCCTGGCCGCGCTGGTCGCGGGCGGTCAGTGGGCCAGTGCGGCCCGGCAGCGCGACGACGCCACCTACCGGCACGTGGTGGCCGAGGCCGACCGCCTGGCCGAGGCCGACCCGACGCTGTCCGCGCGGCTCCTGCTGGCCGCGCACCGCCTGCGCCCCGACGACGAGGCCGTGCACACCCGCCTGCTCGGCACCGGCACCCGCCCCCTGGCCACCACCACCGCCGCCCACCCGGGCCGCGCCTACCAGGTCGCCTACGGCAAGGATGGCTCCTGGATCGCCACCACCGGCGACGACGGCACGGTCCGGCTGTGGCAGGTGCGCGACCGGCAGCACCTGGAGCCGATGGGCGCCCCGCTCACCGGCGGCCAGGGCTGGCTGCTGTCATTGCGGCTCAACGCGGACAGCTCGCTGCTGGTCGCCGTCGGCCAGCACGGCCGGGCGCTGCTGTGGAACGTGCGCGACCCCCGAAAGCCGGAGCGGCTGCCGGACCTGCCCGGACCCAAGGACACCCACGTCTACGAAACCCACTTCCACCCCGGCGGCCGGAAGCTCGCCACCGCGCACAGCGACGGCACCGTGCGCCTGTGGGACCTCACCGACCCCCAGCGGCCGGTCCAGGAGCGGGAGTGGACGGTCGGTGCGCGGCAGCAGGCCTTCGCGGTGGCCTTCAGCCAGGACGGGCGCACGCTGGCCGCGGCCGGGGAGCGCGGCGCGGTGCACCTGTGGGACCTGGCGCAGCCGAACCGGGCCCCGCGCACGGTGGACACCGGATCGGGCAGCGTGCTGGTCCTGGCCTTCCACCCCGGCGGCCAGGTTCTGGTCACCGGTGGCCGGGAGGGCGTGGTGCGGCTGTGGGAGGTCACGACCGGCGCCGCGGTCGGCCTGCCGCTGGCCGGGCACCGGGGCGATGTCTGGTACGCGGGCTTCAACGCCCGGGGCGACGTGCTGGTCACCGCGGGCGGGGACGGTGCCGCACTGCTGTGGAACAGCACCGCCCCGGCCTCGGTCACCCGCATCGGCCCGCCCCTGTCCGGCAGCGGCAGCACCGTCTACGCCGCCGCGCTCAGCCCGGACGGCACGGTGCTGGCCACCGTCGCCAACGACGGCCGCATCCGCCTGTGGGACCTGCCCAGCGCCCTGCTGCTGGGCCACCATCAGCGCGTGGACTCGGTGTCGGTGCGCCCGGACGGCGGTCTGGTGGCGCTGGCCGACCGGGGCAACGTGGTTCGGTTGTGGCGCACCGGGTCCGCCGAGGTGCCCCGGCAGATGACCGAGCTGCCCGCCCCGGCGCACCGCTCGCTGTGCACGCAGTGCCCGACGCAGACCCGGTTCACCCCCGACGGCAGGCTGCTCGTGGTGCTCACCAACACCTCGGTGCTGCGCCTGGTCGACGTCGCCGACCCCGAGCACCCGGTGGTCAAGTTCGAGAAGGTGCTCGGCACCTCTTTCACCTCCGCGCTCGCGCTGAGCCCGGACGGCCGGGTCCTGGCGGTCGGCGAGGACGACTTCTCCACCCGCCTGTGGGACATCAGCGATCCCGAGCAGCCGAAACCACTGGGCAGCCTCGCCGGGCACGAGGGCGAGGTGGGCGTGCTGGTGTTCCGCCCGGACGGCAAGGTGATCGCCAGCATGGGCACCGACAGCGCGGTCATCCTGTGGGACGTCAGCGACCCGAGGTACCCGCGCCGCAAGGGCACGGCCCGGGTCGAGGGCATCGCGGGCGCGATGGCCTTCAGCCCGGACGGCACCGTGCTGGCCGAGACCAGCGAGGAACCCCGCATCTGGCTGTGGGACGTGCACGACCTGAGCGCACCCGTGCGGCGTCCGGAACCGCTGACCGGGCACACCAAGGCGGTCACCGCCGTGCGGTGGTCCCCGGACGGCAGGCACCTGGTGACCGCGGGCGCCGACCACTCGGTACGCCAGTGGCGGCTGACCGGGCCGAACCGCCCCGCCGCGGTGGGGGAGGGCGTCCCGATCTCCGGCGGGGCCGGGTCGGTGCTGGCCTTCCTGCCCGGCGACCGGCTGCTGGCGGGCGACGGCACGAACACCGTGCGGGTGCTGGACCTGTCCGTGCCGCGCGCGGTCGAGCGCATCTGCCGCACCGCGGACCCGCTGGACGAGCAGCGGTGGCGCCAGCACCTGCCGGGCCTGCCGTACCAGCGGACCTGCCCGGGAGGCTGA
- a CDS encoding peptidase inhibitor family I36 protein — translation MKKTLLAVVGAAAVVLSGGATAVAAPSAAAAPVNTASIAAWECTPGYVCFYEGANGTGKRCQFSQNQTRANELCSWGLVNPKSISNRSTKKVTYYHEHNYGRRIGSTTAGNSGNLAGNYTVRSLHF, via the coding sequence TTGAAGAAGACCTTGCTCGCCGTCGTGGGCGCAGCCGCCGTCGTCCTGTCCGGGGGCGCCACCGCCGTGGCCGCACCGTCCGCCGCGGCGGCCCCGGTGAACACCGCCTCGATCGCGGCCTGGGAGTGCACCCCGGGTTACGTGTGCTTCTACGAAGGCGCGAACGGCACCGGCAAGCGCTGCCAGTTCTCGCAGAACCAGACGCGGGCGAACGAGCTGTGCAGCTGGGGCCTGGTGAACCCGAAGTCGATCTCCAACCGCTCGACGAAGAAGGTCACCTACTACCACGAGCACAACTACGGCCGGAGGATCGGCAGCACCACCGCGGGCAACAGTGGCAACCTGGCGGGCAACTACACCGTCCGCTCGCTGCACTTCTGA
- a CDS encoding aromatic-ring hydroxylase C-terminal domain-containing protein — protein sequence MSGVGFEAVLVRPDGVVAWAGAPESVEQALTRWFGSGEQA from the coding sequence TTGTCCGGCGTCGGCTTCGAGGCCGTGCTGGTCCGCCCGGACGGAGTGGTCGCCTGGGCCGGTGCGCCCGAGTCGGTCGAGCAGGCCCTCACCCGCTGGTTCGGGTCCGGGGAGCAGGCGTGA